In a genomic window of Deinococcus metalli:
- a CDS encoding aldo/keto reductase: MTTTPRLHQRPLGRTGMSVSEIGYGAWGIGADAWKGAQDDESLDALRRYVELGGNFIDTAMGYGSGHSERLVGQVVREHPGTLVATKVSPKNLQWPAAPGTTAEQAFPGEYVIRMTEASLERLGLQTIDVQQLHVWNDSWLGQGDWQDAVAQLKRDGKIRAFGISINDHQPDNAVRAVEAGVVETVQVIYNVFDQAPQDRLLDACAANGVGVIVRVALDEGSLTGTITPDTTFPDGDWRNRYFGGARKTELQEHLRAIESDLGIRTDQLAETSLRFVLSHPAVSTVIVGMRSVRNVERNVTLADGQGLPAGQVQKLYAHRWDRNWYQPAES, translated from the coding sequence ACCGGAATGAGCGTCAGCGAGATCGGCTACGGCGCGTGGGGCATCGGGGCCGACGCATGGAAGGGTGCGCAGGACGACGAGAGCCTGGACGCCCTGCGGCGCTACGTCGAACTCGGCGGCAACTTCATCGACACCGCCATGGGGTACGGGAGCGGGCACAGCGAGCGCCTCGTCGGGCAGGTCGTCCGCGAGCACCCCGGCACGCTGGTCGCCACGAAGGTCAGCCCCAAGAACCTGCAGTGGCCCGCCGCGCCCGGCACCACCGCCGAGCAGGCGTTCCCCGGCGAGTACGTGATCCGCATGACCGAGGCCAGCCTGGAACGCCTGGGCCTCCAGACCATCGACGTGCAGCAGCTCCACGTGTGGAACGACTCGTGGCTGGGGCAGGGCGACTGGCAGGACGCGGTGGCGCAACTGAAGCGCGACGGCAAGATCCGCGCCTTCGGCATCTCCATCAACGACCACCAGCCGGACAACGCGGTGCGCGCGGTCGAGGCGGGCGTGGTCGAGACCGTGCAGGTGATCTACAACGTCTTCGATCAGGCGCCGCAGGACCGCCTGCTGGACGCCTGCGCGGCGAACGGCGTGGGTGTGATCGTCCGCGTGGCGCTCGACGAGGGCAGCCTGACCGGGACCATCACGCCCGACACGACCTTCCCGGACGGCGACTGGCGCAACCGCTACTTCGGCGGTGCCCGCAAGACCGAGTTGCAGGAGCACCTGCGCGCCATCGAGAGCGACCTGGGCATCCGCACGGACCAGCTGGCCGAGACCAGCCTGCGCTTCGTCCTGTCGCACCCGGCCGTCAGCACCGTGATCGTGGGCATGCGCTCGGTGCGCAACGTCGAGCGCAACGTCACCCTGGCCGACGGGCAGGGCCTCCCCGCCGGACAGGTGCAGAAGCTGTACGCGCACCGCTGGGACCGCAACTGGTACCAGCCGGCCGAGAGCTGA
- the dgt gene encoding dGTP triphosphohydrolase, with protein MVTRAELEAREAATLAPYATLSAHATREHPEEPGSPTRTAFQKDRDRVLHTTAFRRLEAKTQVFLNASGDHYRTRLTHTLEVQQVARSVALTLGLNETLAETVALAHDLGHPPFGHAGERVLNALMDGHGGFDHNGQARRIVTQLEYRRPDTPGLNLTLDTLDGLNKHDRAELGAASLEAQVVDAADALAYTAHDLDDGLRSGLLTPAHLAGLPLWQELADRAGLDAASISDRERRHLHRELLGWLITDLSEASDAALQRAALPSAHAARAHAGPLITYSPHVRDLLRGAGQFLRDNLYRHWRVEMQVEQASRVLTTLFHALLARPSMLPPQYRDLAATWGMERAVCDYLAGMTDRYALEIHAGLAPPPGSVPWPR; from the coding sequence ATGGTCACCCGCGCTGAACTCGAGGCCCGCGAGGCGGCCACGCTCGCTCCCTACGCCACCCTCAGCGCCCACGCCACGCGCGAGCACCCGGAGGAACCGGGCAGCCCCACCCGCACCGCGTTCCAGAAAGACCGCGACCGGGTGCTGCACACCACCGCGTTCCGGCGCCTGGAAGCCAAGACGCAGGTGTTCCTGAACGCCAGCGGCGACCACTACCGCACCCGGCTGACGCACACCCTGGAAGTGCAGCAGGTCGCCCGCAGCGTCGCCCTGACCCTGGGCCTGAACGAGACCCTGGCAGAGACGGTCGCCCTGGCGCACGACCTGGGGCACCCGCCCTTCGGGCACGCCGGGGAACGTGTCCTGAACGCCCTGATGGACGGTCACGGCGGCTTCGACCACAACGGCCAGGCGCGGCGCATCGTCACGCAGCTGGAGTACCGCCGCCCGGACACGCCCGGCCTGAACCTCACGCTGGACACGCTGGACGGTCTGAACAAGCACGACCGCGCGGAACTGGGGGCAGCCAGCCTGGAGGCGCAGGTCGTGGACGCCGCCGACGCCCTGGCCTACACCGCCCACGACCTCGACGACGGCCTGCGCAGCGGCCTGCTGACGCCTGCTCACCTCGCCGGCCTGCCCCTGTGGCAGGAACTCGCGGACCGCGCCGGCCTGGACGCCGCATCTATCTCCGACCGGGAACGCCGGCACCTGCACCGTGAACTGCTGGGGTGGCTGATCACGGACCTCAGCGAGGCCAGTGACGCCGCGCTGCAACGCGCCGCCCTGCCCAGCGCCCACGCCGCCCGCGCTCATGCCGGCCCGCTCATCACGTACAGCCCGCACGTCCGCGACCTGCTGCGCGGCGCCGGCCAGTTCCTGCGCGACAACCTGTACCGGCACTGGCGCGTGGAGATGCAGGTCGAACAGGCCAGCCGCGTCCTGACCACCCTGTTCCACGCCCTGCTTGCCCGGCCCAGCATGCTGCCCCCGCAGTACCGCGACCTGGCCGCCACGTGGGGCATGGAGCGCGCCGTGTGCGACTACCTGGCCGGCATGACCGACCGCTACGCGCTGGAAATCCACGCGGGCCTGGCCCCGCCGCCCGGCAGCGTGCCGTGGCCCCGCTAG